A single Lolium perenne isolate Kyuss_39 chromosome 6, Kyuss_2.0, whole genome shotgun sequence DNA region contains:
- the LOC127306494 gene encoding cation-chloride cotransporter 1 produces the protein MENGEIEAAEDGLPVPAPPNGRRYRPVGSEDSAVIQMTSMDGSSTSATTVAGVTPQPPRNLKSGANLTIDPSMQEGSSDHATSIGPQRDSKLELFGFDSLVNILGLKSMTGEQVQAPSSPREGEDVAITIGRPKDFGPKFGTMMGVFVPCLQNILGIIYYIRFTWIVGMAGIWQSLVLVSFCGACTFLTSLSLSAIATNGAMKGGGPYYLIGRALGPEVGVSIGLCFFLGNAVAGSMYVLGAVETFLDALPSAGLFQKSVTVVNNTLSNGTAVAGTATISTPSLHDLQVYGVIVTILLCFIVFGGVKIINKVAPAFLIPVLFSLLCIYLGVFIAPRHNAPKGITGLSLTSLRDNWGSEYQRTNNAGVPDPNGSIYWDFNALVGLFFPAVTGIMAGSNRSAELKDTQRSIPIGTLFATLTTTAMYLFSVLLFGALSTREELLTDRLLTATVAWPAPVVIYIGIILSTLGAALQSLTGAPRLLAAIANDDILPVLNYFKVSEGAEPHAATLFTAFICIGCVIIGNLDLITPTITMFFLLCYAGVNLSCFLLDLLDAPSWRPRWKFHHWSLSLVGASLCIVIMFLISWSFTVISLALASLIYYYVSIKGKAGDWGDGFKSAYFQLALRSLRSLGANQVHPKNWYPIPLILCRPWGKLPENVPCHPKLADFANCMKKKGRGMSIFVSTIDGDYHELAEDAKTACHQLEAYIEYKRCEGVAEIIVAPSMSEGFRSIVQTMGLGNLKPNIVVVRYPEIWRRENLTEIPSTFVSIINDCIIANKAVVIVKGLDEWPNEFQRQYGTIDLYWIVRDGGLMLLLSQLLLTKETFESCKIQVFCIAEEDSDAEELKTDVKKFLYDLRMHAEVIVLTMKSWESHLESSSSGAQPDDSQEAYISAQGRISTYLSEMKETTEREGRPQMEHGKQLVVNEQKVDKFLYTMLKLNSMILRYSRMAAVVLVSLPPPPLNHPAYFYMEYMDLLVENIPRMLIVRGYRRDVVTFFT, from the exons GAACCTTAAGTCTGGTGCTAATCTAACTATTGATCCAAGCATGCAAGAAGGTTCTAGTGATCATGCTACATCCATTGGACCTCAGAGGGATTCAAAGCTAGAGCTTTTTGGCTTTGACTCACTTGTAAATATTCTGGGCCTCAAGAG CATGACAGGAGAACAGGTGCAAGCTCCTTCGAGTCCTAGAGAGGGGGAGGATGTAGCGATTACCATCGGACGCCCGAAG GATTTTGGACCTAAGTTTGGTACAATGATGGGGGTCTTTGTGCCATGCTTGCAGAATATCTTGGGAATCATTTATTATATCCGTTTTACCTG GATTGTAGGTATGGCAGGCATATGGCAGTCTCTTGTTTTGGTCTCATTCTGTGGTGCATGTACATTTTTAACCAGCTTATCATTAAGTGCAATTGCAACAAACGGGGCAATGAAG GGTGGTGGACCATATTATCTCATTGGTCGTGCGCTTGGTCCTGAAGTTGGAGTTAGTATTGGATTGTGTTTCTTCCTTGGAAATGCGGTTGCTGGATCAAT GTATGTTCTGGGTGCTGTAGAGACCTTTTTGGACGCCCTTCCTTCTGCAGGATTGTTTCAAA AGAGTGTAACAGTGGTCAACAATACGTTATCAAACGGTACAGCAGTAGCCGGCACAGCAACTATATCGACACCCAGCTTGCATGACCTTCAAGTATATGGTGTTATTGTGACCATATTGCTCTGCTTTATTGTGTTTGGTGGTGTCAAAATCATCAACAAGGTTGCGCCTGCCTTCTTAATACCAGTACTGTTTTCACTGTTATGCATTTATCTTGGTGTCTTCATTGCACCAAGACACAATGCTCCAA AGGGGATCACCGGGTTGAGTCTAACTTCACTCAGAGACAACTGGGGTTCAGAATATCAACGTACAAACAATGCTGGAGTTCCTGATCCAAATGGGTCTATATATTGGGATTTCAA TGCTTTGGTAGGTCTCTTTTTCCCAGCAGTCACTGGAATTATGGCTGGCTCAAACCGATCCGCAGAACTGAAAGATACACAACGTTCAATACCAATTGGAACATTATTCGCTACTCTTACAACGACTGCTATGTACTTGTTTTCTGTGCTTCTATTTGGAGCCTTGTCCACAAGAGAAGAGCTTCTAACTGATAG GCTTCTTACTGCTACAGTGGCATGGCCTGCTCCAGTAGTGATTTACATTGGTATTATACTGTCCACTTTAGGCGCAGCACTGCAGAGTTTGACAGGAGCTCCAAGGTTGCTAGCAGCAATAGCAAATGACGACATTCTTCCAGTCCTTAATTACTTCAAGGTTTCTGAAGGCGCCGAACCTCATGCGGCAACTTTGTTCACAGCGTTCATCTGTATTGGATGTGTGATTATTGGGAACTTAGATTTAATTACACCAACAATCACTATGTTTTTTCTACTGTGTTATGCTGGTGTGAACCTGTCGTGCTTTCTGCTTGACTTACTTGATGCTCCTAGTTGGCGCCCTCGATGGAAATTTCATCACTGGAGTCTTTCACTTGTTGGTGCATCGCTTTGCATTG TTATCATGTTTTTGATCTCTTGGTCCTTCACTGTTATCTCACTTGCCCTTGCAAGCCTCATCTATTACTATGTGAGTATAAAAGGGAAGGCTGGTGACTGGGGAGATGGGTTCAAGAGTGCATATTTTCAGTTGGCACTGCGAAGTCTCAGATCGCTAGGAG CAAACCAAGTTCATCCTAAGAATTGGTACCCCATTCCTCTGATATTATGCCGCCCTTGGGGCAAACTTCCAGAAAATGTCCCTTGTCATCCAAAGCTTGCAGATTTTGCCAATTGTATGAAGAAAAAGGGCCGTGGTATGTCAATATTTGTCTCTACAATTGACGGTGATTACCATGAACTGGCTGAGGATGCTAAGACTGCTTGTCATCAGCTGGAAGCCTACATTGAGTACAAACGCTGTGAGGGTGTTGCGGAGATCATTGTAGCACCTTCAATGTCTGAGGGTTTTCGCAGCATTGTTCAGACGATGGGGCTAGGTAACTTGAAGCCGAATATCGTTGTGGTGCGGTACCCTGAGATCTGGCGCCGTGAGAATCTGACAGAGATACCATCAACATTTGTCAGTATAATAAATGATTGCATCATTGCTAACAAGGCTGTTGTTATTGTGAAGGGCCTTGATGAGTGGCCTAATGAGTTCCAGAGACAGTATGGGACTATTGACCTCTACTGGATTGTGAGAGATGGAGGATTGATGCTTCTTCTGTCTCAGCTCCTGCTCACGAAAGAGACCTTTGAAAGCTGCAAGATCCAAGTCTTTTGCATAGCTGAAGAGGACAGTGACGCTGAAGAGCTTAAGACTGATGTCAAAAAGTTCTTGTATGATCTTAGGATGCATGCCGAGGTCATAGTTCTGACAATGAAGTCATGGGAATCTCACTTGGAGAGCAGTAGCAGTGGTGCTCAGCCAGATGATTCCCAAGAGGCTTACATTAGTGCACAGGGAAGGATCAGCACATACCTTTCAGAGATGAAGGAAACCACAGAAAGGGAAGGGCGGCCACAAATGGAGCATGGGAAGCAACTTGTTGTGAACGAACAAAAGGTTGATAAATTCCTCTATACAATGTTGAAATTAAACTCCATGATACTCAGGTACTCCAGAATGGCAGCTGTGGTGCTAGTGAGCCTCCCTCCGCCACCGCTGAATCACCCTGCATATTTCTACATGGAGTACATGGATCTTCTTGTAGAGAATATCCCACGCATGTTGATAGTTAGGGGATACAGAAGAGATGTTGTCACGTTTTTCACATGA